From the genome of Planktothrix sp. FACHB-1365, one region includes:
- the purM gene encoding phosphoribosylformylglycinamidine cyclo-ligase produces MDYREAGVDIQAGRDFVDGIRNLVQKTYRPEVLGGLGGFGGCFALPSGYNEPILVSGTDGVGTKLKLATSLNRHDTVGIDLVAMCVNDVLTCGAEPLFFLDYLATGKLDGEQLTQVVAGISTGCQQAGCSLLGGETAEMPGFYQPGEYDMAGFCVGIVEKSRMLNGSQVQIGDIAIGLASSGVHSNGFSLVRKVVSDGGWSWNDCPEALGGQSIGDVCLTPTQIYVKPILQARSQGVEIHGMAHITGGGLPENLPRCLGEGQTVQIHPNSWPVLPIFNWLAEAGQVNLAAMFDTFNMGLGFVVLVPPQQAETTREWFETQGILAYTIGEVVSGTGGLIGLPLN; encoded by the coding sequence ATGGATTATCGGGAAGCTGGTGTAGATATTCAAGCAGGTCGAGATTTTGTTGATGGCATTCGTAACCTCGTCCAAAAAACCTATCGACCGGAAGTATTAGGGGGATTAGGAGGCTTTGGAGGTTGTTTTGCCCTCCCTTCCGGGTATAACGAACCCATCCTCGTTTCTGGAACTGATGGGGTGGGAACTAAATTAAAACTAGCCACAAGCCTCAACCGTCATGACACCGTTGGTATTGATTTAGTGGCGATGTGCGTTAACGATGTCCTGACTTGTGGGGCCGAACCCTTATTTTTTCTGGACTATTTAGCGACCGGAAAGCTTGATGGTGAACAATTAACCCAAGTCGTCGCCGGAATTTCCACAGGATGTCAACAAGCCGGATGCAGCCTGCTAGGGGGAGAAACGGCCGAAATGCCCGGATTTTATCAACCGGGGGAATATGATATGGCGGGTTTTTGTGTGGGAATTGTGGAAAAAAGCCGAATGTTAAACGGTTCTCAAGTCCAAATCGGCGATATTGCCATTGGATTAGCCAGTAGTGGCGTTCACAGTAATGGCTTTAGTTTAGTACGAAAAGTCGTCAGTGATGGGGGCTGGAGTTGGAATGACTGTCCTGAAGCTTTGGGAGGTCAATCTATTGGAGATGTGTGTTTAACGCCGACACAAATTTACGTTAAACCAATTCTACAAGCTCGGAGCCAAGGTGTAGAGATTCATGGCATGGCTCATATTACCGGAGGCGGTTTACCGGAAAACTTACCACGTTGTTTGGGAGAAGGACAGACCGTTCAGATTCATCCCAATAGTTGGCCCGTGCTACCGATTTTTAATTGGTTAGCTGAAGCGGGACAAGTGAACCTAGCAGCAATGTTTGATACTTTTAACATGGGTCTTGGTTTTGTGGTTTTGGTTCCTCCTCAACAAGCGGAAACCACACGAGAATGGTTTGAAACTCAAGGAATTCTAGCCTATACCATTGGGGAAGTCGTATCAGGAACCGGAGGTTTAATCGGATTACCCCTCAATTAA